The proteins below come from a single Tachypleus tridentatus isolate NWPU-2018 chromosome 13, ASM421037v1, whole genome shotgun sequence genomic window:
- the LOC143238207 gene encoding poly(rC)-binding protein 3-like isoform X3, with translation MTTVGSETLSYDPSAITLTIRSIMQGKEVGSIIGQKGDNIKKIREESGAKINISDSSCPERIITVTGITDVVLKAFALVAKRLEEVRFCILKPFKISKDLHNISNTDLARPPVTVRLIVPTSQCGSIIGKNGSKIKEIIEVTGASIQVASEMLPNSTERVVIVSGTAGAVTKCIYQICCVLVEIIKLHHLAAVQNAPMLSCHTLGPQSTQAVNKNLEVYVDTGMFASPNLALLSMRNTLRRNTSVTSSTATPETTTEMNIPNDLIGCVIGKGGAKINEIRQLSGATIKISTAEESAKYRTVLILGTPECISVAQHLINASIEAHKILAMDPNSNHVISQNYLVKPSPLALSPAAVYTLDPRALFAYFNNFTFEGLKNSAFKTRVGFFHKGSKKSESSKYSPY, from the exons GAAGTTGGCAGTATCATAGGACAG AAAGGTGACAACATAAAGAAAATTCGAGAAGAG AGTGGTGCCAAAATCAATATTTCAGACAGTTCCTGTCCAGAACGTATCATTACTGTCACAGGAATAACAGACGTTGTACTTAAAGCCTTTGCTCTGGTTGCTAAAAGGCTAGAAGAGGTACGTTTCTGTATTCTGAAACCTTTCAAGATCTCAAAG GACTTACACAACATCTCTAACACTGACCTTGCCAGGCCTCCGGTAACTGTTCGCCTCATCGTTCCGACTAGTCAATGTGGCTCAATTATCGGTAAAAATGGATCGAAGATAAAAGAAATTATAGAA GTTACGGGAGCGTCCATACAAGTGGCCAGCGAAATGCTACCTAATTCGACAGAAAGAGTAGTTATAGTTTCCGGCACTGCTGGAGCAGTCACAAAGTGTATTTATCAGATCTGTTGCGTCTTGGTGGAG ATAATAAAGCTCCATCATTTAGCTGCTGTGCAAAATGCGCCAATGTTGTCTTGTCATACACTTGGACCTCAGTCTACTCAAG CTGTAAACAAAAATCTGGAGGTTTATGTTGACACTGGAATGTTTGCGTCACCAAATCTGGCACTTCTTTCCATGCGTAATACTTTGCGGCGTAACACATCTGTTACCTCCAGCACAGCGACACCTGAAACTACTACAGAAATGAATATTCCAAACGATTTGATTGGCTGTGTGATAGGGAAAGGCGGAGCGAAAATCAATGAAATTAG ACAACTTTCTGGAGCTACAATCAAGATCTCTACCGCAGAAGAAAGTGCCAAATACAGAACAGTGTTAATATTAGGAACGCCTGAATGTATTAGTGTAGCACAACACCTGATCAACGCAAG CATAGAAGCTCATAAGATTCTGGCCATGGACCCAAATTCAAACCATGTTATATCCCAAAACTATCTGGTTAAGCCGTCTCCACTGGCTCTAAGTCCTGCTGCTGTCTATACTCTGGACCCTAGAGCTCTCTTTGCCTATTTCAACAACTTCACATTTGAAGGTTTAAAGAACTCTGCTTTTAAAACACGTGTCGGCTTCTTTCATAAGGGAAGTAAGAAGTCAGAGAGCAGTAAATATTCTCCGTATTAG
- the LOC143238207 gene encoding poly(rC)-binding protein 3-like isoform X4, with product MTTVGSETLSYDPSAITLTIRSIMQGKEVGSIIGQKGDNIKKIREESGAKINISDSSCPERIITVTGITDVVLKAFALVAKRLEEVRFCILKPFKISKDLHNISNTDLARPPVTVRLIVPTSQCGSIIGKNGSKIKEIIEVTGASIQVASEMLPNSTERVVIVSGTAGAVTKCIYQICCVLVESPMNGTTIPYRPKPTTPSVIPSGGQAYVIQGRYAIPHPDIIKLHHLAAVQNAPMLSCHTLGPQSTQAVNKNLEVYVDTGMFASPNLALLSMRNTLRRNTSVTSSTATPETTTEMNIPNDLIGCVIGKGGAKINEIRQLSGATIKISTAEESAKYRTVLILGTPECISVAQHLINASTCSRDYRHQD from the exons GAAGTTGGCAGTATCATAGGACAG AAAGGTGACAACATAAAGAAAATTCGAGAAGAG AGTGGTGCCAAAATCAATATTTCAGACAGTTCCTGTCCAGAACGTATCATTACTGTCACAGGAATAACAGACGTTGTACTTAAAGCCTTTGCTCTGGTTGCTAAAAGGCTAGAAGAGGTACGTTTCTGTATTCTGAAACCTTTCAAGATCTCAAAG GACTTACACAACATCTCTAACACTGACCTTGCCAGGCCTCCGGTAACTGTTCGCCTCATCGTTCCGACTAGTCAATGTGGCTCAATTATCGGTAAAAATGGATCGAAGATAAAAGAAATTATAGAA GTTACGGGAGCGTCCATACAAGTGGCCAGCGAAATGCTACCTAATTCGACAGAAAGAGTAGTTATAGTTTCCGGCACTGCTGGAGCAGTCACAAAGTGTATTTATCAGATCTGTTGCGTCTTGGTGGAG tCTCCTATGAATGGAACAACAATACCCTACCGTCCCAAGCCAACAACACCATCAGTCATACCCTCTGGTGGTCAAGCCTATGTCATTCAAGGGCGGTATGCTATACCACATCCTGAT ATAATAAAGCTCCATCATTTAGCTGCTGTGCAAAATGCGCCAATGTTGTCTTGTCATACACTTGGACCTCAGTCTACTCAAG CTGTAAACAAAAATCTGGAGGTTTATGTTGACACTGGAATGTTTGCGTCACCAAATCTGGCACTTCTTTCCATGCGTAATACTTTGCGGCGTAACACATCTGTTACCTCCAGCACAGCGACACCTGAAACTACTACAGAAATGAATATTCCAAACGATTTGATTGGCTGTGTGATAGGGAAAGGCGGAGCGAAAATCAATGAAATTAG ACAACTTTCTGGAGCTACAATCAAGATCTCTACCGCAGAAGAAAGTGCCAAATACAGAACAGTGTTAATATTAGGAACGCCTGAATGTATTAGTGTAGCACAACACCTGATCAACGCAAG CACGTGTTCCAGGGATTACAGGCACCAAGATTAG
- the LOC143238207 gene encoding poly(rC)-binding protein 3-like isoform X1: MTTVGSETLSYDPSAITLTIRSIMQGKEVGSIIGQKGDNIKKIREESGAKINISDSSCPERIITVTGITDVVLKAFALVAKRLEEVRFCILKPFKISKDLHNISNTDLARPPVTVRLIVPTSQCGSIIGKNGSKIKEIIEVTGASIQVASEMLPNSTERVVIVSGTAGAVTKCIYQICCVLVESPMNGTTIPYRPKPTTPSVIPSGGQAYVIQGRYAIPHPDIIKLHHLAAVQNAPMLSCHTLGPQSTQAVNKNLEVYVDTGMFASPNLALLSMRNTLRRNTSVTSSTATPETTTEMNIPNDLIGCVIGKGGAKINEIRQLSGATIKISTAEESAKYRTVLILGTPECISVAQHLINASIEAHKILAMDPNSNHVISQNYLVKPSPLALSPAAVYTLDPRALFAYFNNFTFEGLKNSAFKTRVGFFHKGSKKSESSKYSPY, translated from the exons GAAGTTGGCAGTATCATAGGACAG AAAGGTGACAACATAAAGAAAATTCGAGAAGAG AGTGGTGCCAAAATCAATATTTCAGACAGTTCCTGTCCAGAACGTATCATTACTGTCACAGGAATAACAGACGTTGTACTTAAAGCCTTTGCTCTGGTTGCTAAAAGGCTAGAAGAGGTACGTTTCTGTATTCTGAAACCTTTCAAGATCTCAAAG GACTTACACAACATCTCTAACACTGACCTTGCCAGGCCTCCGGTAACTGTTCGCCTCATCGTTCCGACTAGTCAATGTGGCTCAATTATCGGTAAAAATGGATCGAAGATAAAAGAAATTATAGAA GTTACGGGAGCGTCCATACAAGTGGCCAGCGAAATGCTACCTAATTCGACAGAAAGAGTAGTTATAGTTTCCGGCACTGCTGGAGCAGTCACAAAGTGTATTTATCAGATCTGTTGCGTCTTGGTGGAG tCTCCTATGAATGGAACAACAATACCCTACCGTCCCAAGCCAACAACACCATCAGTCATACCCTCTGGTGGTCAAGCCTATGTCATTCAAGGGCGGTATGCTATACCACATCCTGAT ATAATAAAGCTCCATCATTTAGCTGCTGTGCAAAATGCGCCAATGTTGTCTTGTCATACACTTGGACCTCAGTCTACTCAAG CTGTAAACAAAAATCTGGAGGTTTATGTTGACACTGGAATGTTTGCGTCACCAAATCTGGCACTTCTTTCCATGCGTAATACTTTGCGGCGTAACACATCTGTTACCTCCAGCACAGCGACACCTGAAACTACTACAGAAATGAATATTCCAAACGATTTGATTGGCTGTGTGATAGGGAAAGGCGGAGCGAAAATCAATGAAATTAG ACAACTTTCTGGAGCTACAATCAAGATCTCTACCGCAGAAGAAAGTGCCAAATACAGAACAGTGTTAATATTAGGAACGCCTGAATGTATTAGTGTAGCACAACACCTGATCAACGCAAG CATAGAAGCTCATAAGATTCTGGCCATGGACCCAAATTCAAACCATGTTATATCCCAAAACTATCTGGTTAAGCCGTCTCCACTGGCTCTAAGTCCTGCTGCTGTCTATACTCTGGACCCTAGAGCTCTCTTTGCCTATTTCAACAACTTCACATTTGAAGGTTTAAAGAACTCTGCTTTTAAAACACGTGTCGGCTTCTTTCATAAGGGAAGTAAGAAGTCAGAGAGCAGTAAATATTCTCCGTATTAG
- the LOC143238207 gene encoding poly(rC)-binding protein 3-like isoform X2 — MTTVGSETLSYDPSAITLTIRSIMQGKEVGSIIGQKGDNIKKIREESGAKINISDSSCPERIITVTGITDVVLKAFALVAKRLEEDLHNISNTDLARPPVTVRLIVPTSQCGSIIGKNGSKIKEIIEVTGASIQVASEMLPNSTERVVIVSGTAGAVTKCIYQICCVLVESPMNGTTIPYRPKPTTPSVIPSGGQAYVIQGRYAIPHPDIIKLHHLAAVQNAPMLSCHTLGPQSTQAVNKNLEVYVDTGMFASPNLALLSMRNTLRRNTSVTSSTATPETTTEMNIPNDLIGCVIGKGGAKINEIRQLSGATIKISTAEESAKYRTVLILGTPECISVAQHLINASIEAHKILAMDPNSNHVISQNYLVKPSPLALSPAAVYTLDPRALFAYFNNFTFEGLKNSAFKTRVGFFHKGSKKSESSKYSPY; from the exons GAAGTTGGCAGTATCATAGGACAG AAAGGTGACAACATAAAGAAAATTCGAGAAGAG AGTGGTGCCAAAATCAATATTTCAGACAGTTCCTGTCCAGAACGTATCATTACTGTCACAGGAATAACAGACGTTGTACTTAAAGCCTTTGCTCTGGTTGCTAAAAGGCTAGAAGAG GACTTACACAACATCTCTAACACTGACCTTGCCAGGCCTCCGGTAACTGTTCGCCTCATCGTTCCGACTAGTCAATGTGGCTCAATTATCGGTAAAAATGGATCGAAGATAAAAGAAATTATAGAA GTTACGGGAGCGTCCATACAAGTGGCCAGCGAAATGCTACCTAATTCGACAGAAAGAGTAGTTATAGTTTCCGGCACTGCTGGAGCAGTCACAAAGTGTATTTATCAGATCTGTTGCGTCTTGGTGGAG tCTCCTATGAATGGAACAACAATACCCTACCGTCCCAAGCCAACAACACCATCAGTCATACCCTCTGGTGGTCAAGCCTATGTCATTCAAGGGCGGTATGCTATACCACATCCTGAT ATAATAAAGCTCCATCATTTAGCTGCTGTGCAAAATGCGCCAATGTTGTCTTGTCATACACTTGGACCTCAGTCTACTCAAG CTGTAAACAAAAATCTGGAGGTTTATGTTGACACTGGAATGTTTGCGTCACCAAATCTGGCACTTCTTTCCATGCGTAATACTTTGCGGCGTAACACATCTGTTACCTCCAGCACAGCGACACCTGAAACTACTACAGAAATGAATATTCCAAACGATTTGATTGGCTGTGTGATAGGGAAAGGCGGAGCGAAAATCAATGAAATTAG ACAACTTTCTGGAGCTACAATCAAGATCTCTACCGCAGAAGAAAGTGCCAAATACAGAACAGTGTTAATATTAGGAACGCCTGAATGTATTAGTGTAGCACAACACCTGATCAACGCAAG CATAGAAGCTCATAAGATTCTGGCCATGGACCCAAATTCAAACCATGTTATATCCCAAAACTATCTGGTTAAGCCGTCTCCACTGGCTCTAAGTCCTGCTGCTGTCTATACTCTGGACCCTAGAGCTCTCTTTGCCTATTTCAACAACTTCACATTTGAAGGTTTAAAGAACTCTGCTTTTAAAACACGTGTCGGCTTCTTTCATAAGGGAAGTAAGAAGTCAGAGAGCAGTAAATATTCTCCGTATTAG